One region of Carya illinoinensis cultivar Pawnee chromosome 8, C.illinoinensisPawnee_v1, whole genome shotgun sequence genomic DNA includes:
- the LOC122318422 gene encoding uncharacterized protein LOC122318422 isoform X3, translating into MPYSKARLSIAVHRVGQTLVLNTGPDVEEGEKLIRRHNNQSKSADSLFLNFAMHSVRMEACDCPPTHHVPSQKQSNSCVLPGGNRTQFAGKCDSVIPDEGSNCCSEYPQVKQDSIFWGSKKNKRNKGRDHDKKASQVGEKPRCSMQESEKHRRVGNDGFRRVLFWQFHNFRMLLGSDLLLFSNEKYVAVSLHLWDVTRQVTPLTWLEAWLDNVMASVPELAICYHQNGVVQGYELLKTDDIFLLKGISEDGTPAFYPYVIQQNGVSVLRFLQDNCKQDPGAYWLYKSAGEDVIQLFDLSVIPKNHSSDDSDDASSSLSSLLQRGRSDSLYSLGTLLYRIAHRLSFSMASNNRARCVRFFQKCLDFLDEPDHLVVRACAHEQFARLILNYDEELDLTSESLPVECEVTVIDAEEESLDFVGDNSESVGHEKVSSLVAEDKPYEDGQSFQDLESETSVKMTLEAYLSASEKLIEVGDTELTDPGAVTSSSDNESSALCKVAPTPVQTVVDPISSKLAAVHHVSQAIKSLRWMRQLQSTEPQLVGKSGGTKDALPSSTNFSVCACGDADCIEVCDIREWLPTLKLDHKLWKLVLLLGESYLALGQAYKEDGQLHQALKVVELACSTYGSMPQHLEDTRFISSMISCSSLQKKFSERNEKARLYGGDMTDEKSSSTDDSLTLEQYSSTYLFWARVWTLVGDVYVEFHAVHGKEISMHAERKSNTRELRISSEVVKEVKRLKKQLGQRGQNCSSCSLVNCSCQSDRASSGSSASSSNADMRSVGYGRKQSKKVYSKNTSCSLLGDPEDGHVHHRMDNTKTFDGGHLQHNGNDESLKEVPYTDNANLGLQSLGTNTKKVDGFLEIHGTGSTVASQTEMSSRETPKVKNGGIFKYLGGPVVRDAEHNLLTALTCYEEATKALGGFPSDSAELQSVVKKKGWVFNELGRNRLERRELNKAEVAFADAINAFREVSDHTNIILINCNLGHGRRALAEEMVSKIEDLKVHALFHNAYNQALENAKLEYTESLRYYGAAKSELILVAEGDESVTSALRNEVQTQFAHTYLRLGMLLAKEDVTTEVFENGALEGKSVGYTNSSDRKARKESRKHEISANDAIRVALSVYESLGELRKQEAAFAYFQLACYQRECCLKFLKSDQKNSNFSKGENSILQRVKQYASLAERNWHRAIDFYGPQTHPTMYLTILIEGSALSLTLFDFFHSNAMLESALSRMLEGRYVSDKDSDSFRTDHPDTHAKFWRQLQMLLKKMLAVTISGSANKSSPVSQTNPVSNRSGEAGKLRELYKMSLMSTDMSELHAMHTLWTS; encoded by the exons ATGCCATATTCTAAGGCACGATTATCAATTGCTGTTCATCGTGTTGGACAGACTCTTGTTCTGAATACTGG GCCTGATGTTGAAGAGGGAGAAAAGTTGATTAGAAGACACAACAATCAGTCAAAATCTGCAGAttctttatttttgaattttgccATGCATTCAGTTAGAATGGAGGCTTGTGATTGTCCGCCTACTCATCATGTCCCATCACAGAAGCAATCAAATTCTTGTGTTCTTCCTGGGGGAAATAGAACTCAATTTGCGGGGAAGTGCGATAGTGTCATTCCAGATGAAGGATCCAATTGTTGTTCCGAGTACCCTCAAGTCAAACAAGATAGCATCTTTTGGGGCAGTAAGAAGAATAAGAGAAATAAGGGGCGGGATCATGACAAAAAGGCTTCACAAGTTGGCGAGAAGCCCAGGTGCTCCATGCAGGAATCTGAAAAACATAGAAGAGTTGGAAATGATGGGTTTCGAAGGGTTTTATTTTGGCAGTTTCACAACTTCCGTATGCTTTTGGGCAGTGACTTACTTCTGTTCAGTAATGAAAAATATGTTGCTGTCAGCTTGCATTTATGGGACGTTACACGACAG GTCACTCCATTAACTTGGCTTGAAGCTTGGCTTGACAATGTTATGGCAAGTGTGCCTGAGTTGGCAATCTGTTATCATCAAAATGGCGTTGTTCAAGGTTATGAGCTTCTGAAAACAGATGATATATTTCTATTGAAAGGAATCTCTGAGGATGGAACTCCTGCTTTTTATCCTTATGTAATCCAGCAAAATGGTGTTTCTGTTTTGAGGTTCCTCCAAGATAACTGCAAGCAGGATCCTGGTGCTTATTGG CTTTATAAAAGTGCGGGGGAAGATGTAATTCAACTTTTTGATCTTTCTGTTATTCCCAAGAACCATTCCTCCGATGATAGTGATGATGCCTCAAGCTCCCTGTCTTCTCTATTGCAAAGGGGACGAAGTGATTCCTTGTATTCATTAGGGACTCTTCTGTACCGAATTGCTCACAGGCTGTCGTTTTCAATG GCTTCTAACAATAGGGCCAGATGTGTGAGGTTCTTCCAAAAATGTTTGGATTTTCTTGATGAGCCAGATCATCTG GTTGTACGTGCATGTGCTCATGAACAATTTGCAAGGCTCATTTTAAATTATGATGAAGAGCTGGATTTAACATCTGAATCTCTTCCTGTGGAATGCGAAGTTACAGTCATTGATGCCGAGGAAGAATCTTTGGACTTTGTAGGTGATAATTCAGAATCAGTTGGGCATGAAAAGGTCTCCTCTTTAGTTGCTGAGGATAAACCATACGAGGATGGACAAAGTTTTCAAGATTTAGAATCAGAGACTTCTGTCAAGATGACGTTGGAGGCATATTTATCTGCTTCTGAAAAATTGATAGAAGTAGGTGACACGGAATTAACAGATCCAGGAGCTGTGACAAGTTCCAGTGACAATGAAAGCTCCGCTTTGTGCAAGGTGGCACCAACACCAGTTCAAACTGTTGTTGACCCCATATCCTCTAAGTTAGCTGCAGTACATCATGTTTCTCAAGCTATCAAGTCTCTCAGATGGATGCGCCAACTGCAGAGCACTGAGCCACAGCTGGTGGGCAAAAGCGGTGGAACTAAAGATGCACTGCCTTCGTCTACGAATTTTTCTGTTTGTGCATGTGGTGATGCTGACTGCATTGAAGTTTGTGACATTCGGGAATGGCTTCCAACATTAAAACTGGATCATAAGTTGTGGAAACTTGTTCTTTTGCTTGGAGAATCTTATTTGGCACTTGGTCAAGCTTATAAGGAGGATGGCCAGTTGCATCAGGCATTAAAGGTGGTAGAATTGGCATGTTCTACTTATGGATCAATGCCTCAGCATCTTGAAGATACAAGGTTCATTTCTTCAATGATCAGTTGCTCATCATTGCAGAAGAAATTcagtgaaagaaatgaaaaggcaAGATTATATGGTGGTGATATGACGGATGAGAAATCCAGCTCCACAGATGATTCTCTTACTCTTGAGCAATACTCTTCCACTTACCTCTTCTGGGCCAGGGTGTGGACACTGGTTGGAGATGTTTATGTTGAGTTCCATGCGGTACATGGTAAAGAGATCTCAATGCATGCAGAGAGGAAATCCAAtactagagagttgagaatctCTTCTGAGGTAGTGAAGGAAGTCAAAAGGCTCAAGAAGCAGCTGGGCCAGCGTGGCCAGAATTGCAGCTCATGCTCCTTGGTAAATTGCAGCTGCCAGAGTGACAGGGCAAGCAGTGGCAGCAGTGCAAGCAGTAGCAATGCAGATATGCGCTCTGTAGGTTATGGCAGAAAACAGTCAAAGAAAGTTTATTCAAAGAACACATCCTGCTCCCTTTTGGGAGACCCTGAAGATGGGCATGTTCATCACCGGATGGACAATACTAAGACTTTTGATGGTGGGCATTTACAGCACAACGGAAACGATGAAAGCCTAAAAGAAGTTCCTTATACTGATAATGCTAATCTTGGGCTACAATCTTTGGGAACTAATACTAAAAAAGTTGACGGTTTTCTGGAGATACATGGTACAGGATCCACAGTTGCCTCACAAACTGAAATGTCTTCCAGAGAAACACCCAAAGTGAAAAATGGTGGAATATTTAAGTACCTTGGGGGTCCTGTAGTCAGAGATGCAGAGCATAATCTTTTAACTGCCCTAACCTGTTATGAAGAAGCTACAAAGGCGCTGGGTGGATTTCCATCGGATTCAGCAGAACTACAATCTGTAGTCAAGAAGAAAGGGTGGGTTTTTAATGAACTGGGTCGTAACAGGCTTGAAAGAAGAGAATTGAACAAAGCTGAAGTTGCTTTTGCAGATGCCATAAATGCATTCAGGGAAGTCTCTGATCACACCaacattatattaattaattgtaatTTGGGCCATGGCAGACGTGCATTGGCTGAAGAGATGGTATCAAAGATTGAGGATCTCAAAGTACATGCACTCTTCCATAATGCGTACAACCAAGCATTGGAGAATGCCAAACTAGAATATACTGAATCACTGAGATATTACGGGGCAGCGAAGTCAGAACTGATACTTGTTGCTGAAGGGGATGAATCAGTGACAAGTGCCTTGAGGAACGAGGTACAGACTCAGTTTGCACATACATATCTGAGGCTTGGCATGCTTTTGGCAAAAGAAGATGTAACTAcagaagtttttgaaaatggaGCCTTGGAAGGTAAATCTGTAGGTTATACCAATTCCAGTGACAGGAAAGCGAGGAAAGAATCAAGAAAGCATGAGATTTCAGCTAATGATGCCATACGGGTGGCACTGTCTGTGTATGAATCGCTAGGTGAATTGCGCAAACAGGAAGCTGCATTTGCTTATTTTCAGCTGGCTTGCTACCAAAGGGAGtgttgtttgaaatttttgaagtcAGATCAGAAGAATAGCAACTTTTCCAAAGGTGAAAACAGCATTCTTCAACGGGTCAAGCAGTATGCTTCCTTGGCCGAGAGAAACTGGCACAGAGCCATAGATTTTTATGGCCCACAAACGCATCCCACTATGTACCTGACTATTCTCATAGAAGGATCGGCTCTTTCATTAACCCTTTTCGACTTTTTTCACTCAAATGCA ATGCTGGAATCAGCTCTGTCTCGCATGCTTGAAGGACGTTATGTATCAGATAAGGATTCAGACTCTTTCAGAACAGACCATCCTGATACACATGCAAAATTTTGGAGACAGTTGCAGATgcttttgaagaaaatgttggCCGTGACAATTTCAGGAAGTGCAAACAAATCATCGCCAGTCTCTCAAACAAATCCCGTATCCAATAGGTCTGGAGAAGCTGGAAAGCTCAGGGAGCTTTACAAAATGTCTCTGATGTCCACCGACATGAGTGAATTGCATGCTATGCACACATTGTGGACATCATAA